The following coding sequences are from one Streptomyces sp. TLI_235 window:
- a CDS encoding putative membrane protein encodes MASLTVWRFPTAEGAHEALETLQDLQRQELITVRDGAVVSWPAGAKKPRTKQLSNLTGMGALGGTFWGLLLGMIFFVPILGMAMGAAAGAVAGHFTHVGIDDEFIEQVRERVTPGTSALFLLSSHAVLDKVAPAFEGRHAELIQTNLSAEQEAALRETFAEDE; translated from the coding sequence ATGGCAAGCCTGACCGTGTGGCGCTTCCCTACTGCGGAGGGGGCGCATGAGGCGCTGGAGACGCTGCAGGACCTGCAGCGCCAGGAGCTGATCACCGTACGGGACGGGGCGGTGGTGAGCTGGCCGGCGGGGGCGAAGAAGCCCAGGACCAAGCAGTTGAGCAACCTGACGGGCATGGGAGCGCTGGGCGGCACCTTCTGGGGCCTGCTGCTCGGCATGATCTTCTTCGTCCCCATCCTCGGCATGGCGATGGGTGCGGCGGCCGGTGCGGTCGCCGGGCACTTCACCCATGTCGGGATCGACGACGAGTTCATCGAGCAGGTGCGCGAGCGGGTCACGCCCGGCACCTCGGCGCTGTTCCTGCTGAGCTCGCACGCCGTGCTCGACAAGGTGGCGCCCGCGTTCGAGGGCCGGCACGCCGAGCTCATCCAGACGAACCTGTCCGCGGAGCAGGAGGCCGCGCTGCGGGAGACCTTCGCCGAGGACGAGTAA
- a CDS encoding methyltransferase family protein — protein sequence MGDLAGRWRELNKAYWDERVPIHLGAALYDIEEFRARPDSLKDFETAEVGDVRGKRLIHLQCHFGRDTLSWAARGAQVTGLDFSPPAIEAASRLATELGMDARFLTADVYDAASAVGGETFDIVYASFGALNWLPDISRWASVVAELLAPAGFLYLAEFHPFSFVLDDETGSTVTHDYFDEGPEASGGPGTYADEAATTENNDTVEWRHSLSTVVSAIAGAGLRIRFLHEHDHTFYLQRQSLERHDGDVYRHPAGAPRVPLTYSIRAEKASPRSPRP from the coding sequence ATGGGTGACCTGGCAGGGCGCTGGCGGGAGTTGAACAAGGCGTACTGGGACGAGCGGGTGCCCATTCATCTGGGCGCAGCCCTCTACGACATCGAGGAGTTCCGCGCCCGGCCCGATTCGCTGAAGGACTTCGAGACTGCCGAGGTGGGGGATGTCAGGGGCAAGCGTCTGATCCATCTGCAGTGCCACTTCGGCCGGGACACGCTGTCGTGGGCGGCCCGAGGAGCACAGGTCACCGGGCTGGACTTCTCTCCACCCGCGATCGAAGCGGCTTCACGACTCGCAACCGAACTCGGCATGGACGCACGCTTCCTGACCGCGGACGTCTACGACGCGGCCTCGGCGGTCGGGGGAGAGACCTTCGACATCGTCTACGCCAGCTTCGGGGCACTGAACTGGCTTCCCGACATCAGCCGCTGGGCGTCGGTGGTCGCTGAACTCCTCGCTCCCGCCGGGTTCCTGTACCTTGCCGAGTTCCATCCCTTCAGCTTCGTCCTCGACGACGAGACCGGAAGCACGGTCACGCACGACTACTTCGATGAAGGTCCGGAAGCCTCGGGAGGCCCCGGCACCTACGCCGACGAGGCGGCAACGACCGAGAACAACGACACCGTCGAGTGGCGGCACAGTCTGTCGACCGTTGTCTCGGCGATCGCCGGAGCCGGGCTACGGATCCGGTTCCTCCACGAGCACGACCACACCTTCTACCTCCAACGCCAGTCGCTTGAGCGCCACGACGGCGACGTCTACCGGCATCCTGCGGGCGCTCCGCGCGTTCCCCTCACCTACTCGATCCGCGCCGAGAAGGCTTCGCCTCGCTCTCCGCGGCCCTGA
- a CDS encoding diaminopimelate decarboxylase, whose product MESTHEHEGLRRIDAHRRDRVVRAAAAAGLVGERHVAAGFLDVDGVRRTVADLHAAFGPDVPVLHTFAVKAAALVPVLRLVADAGMGCEVASPGELALARAAGIPAHRIVLDSPAKTDAELAEALGLGVAVNADNLQELERTAALLAVHRSASVLGLRVNPQVGAGTIGAMSTASEHSKFGVPLRDPGARERVLDAFDRYPWLTRLHVHVGSQGCWPDLIAAGVRATWELAEEVNRRAGRRQVTSVDLGGGLPVNFDDDEVRPTHAEYAAHLRAAVPGLFGGDYSLVTEFGRSVVAKHGFTAARVEYTKEVGGRRIALTHAGAHLATRTVFMPDAWPLRVGVHHPDGTPRRGPEEVQDVAGPCCFAGDLVARGRALPRIEPGDLVVLHDTGGYYTSAPWAYNSIARPAVHGFTTAGGQVRFATVRTEQTLAEIAAEAGGAHADTLTSLARGGPGGR is encoded by the coding sequence GTGGAGAGCACACACGAGCACGAAGGGCTTCGCCGGATCGACGCCCATCGGCGCGACCGCGTCGTCCGGGCGGCGGCAGCGGCCGGGCTGGTGGGGGAGCGGCACGTGGCGGCGGGCTTCCTGGACGTCGACGGGGTGCGCCGGACGGTCGCCGACCTGCACGCCGCATTCGGCCCGGACGTCCCGGTGCTGCACACCTTCGCCGTCAAGGCGGCCGCCCTGGTGCCGGTGCTGCGGCTGGTCGCCGACGCCGGGATGGGCTGCGAGGTGGCGAGCCCCGGCGAACTGGCGCTCGCCCGGGCCGCGGGCATCCCGGCCCACCGGATCGTCCTGGACTCCCCGGCCAAGACCGATGCCGAACTCGCCGAGGCCCTCGGCCTGGGCGTGGCCGTCAACGCGGACAACCTCCAGGAGCTGGAGCGGACCGCCGCCCTGCTCGCCGTCCACCGCAGCGCCTCCGTCCTGGGCCTGCGGGTCAACCCGCAGGTGGGGGCGGGCACGATCGGCGCGATGAGCACCGCCTCCGAGCACTCCAAGTTCGGTGTGCCGTTGCGCGACCCGGGCGCCCGCGAGCGCGTCCTGGATGCCTTCGACCGGTACCCCTGGCTCACCCGGCTGCACGTCCACGTCGGTTCGCAGGGCTGCTGGCCCGACCTGATCGCGGCCGGCGTCCGCGCCACCTGGGAGCTCGCCGAGGAGGTCAACCGCCGGGCGGGCCGCCGTCAGGTCACCTCCGTCGACCTCGGCGGCGGACTGCCCGTCAACTTCGACGACGACGAGGTCCGCCCGACCCACGCCGAGTACGCCGCACACCTGCGGGCCGCCGTCCCCGGCCTGTTCGGCGGCGACTACTCGCTGGTCACCGAGTTCGGCCGGTCCGTCGTCGCCAAGCACGGCTTCACCGCCGCCCGCGTCGAGTACACCAAGGAGGTCGGCGGCCGCCGGATCGCCCTCACCCACGCCGGCGCCCACCTCGCCACCCGCACGGTGTTCATGCCCGACGCCTGGCCGCTGCGGGTCGGCGTGCACCACCCGGACGGGACACCGCGCCGGGGCCCCGAGGAGGTGCAGGACGTCGCCGGGCCGTGCTGCTTCGCCGGCGACCTGGTCGCCCGCGGCCGCGCCCTGCCGCGGATCGAGCCCGGCGACCTGGTCGTCCTGCACGACACCGGCGGCTACTACACCTCCGCCCCCTGGGCCTACAACAGCATCGCCAGGCCGGCCGTGCACGGCTTCACGACGGCCGGCGGCCAGGTCCGGTTCGCCACCGTCCGGACCGAGCAGACGCTCGCCGAGATCGCCGCCGAGGCGGGCGGCGCCCACGCCGACACGCTGACTTCACTTGCCCGCGGCGGCCCGGGCGGCCGGTGA